From the genome of Blautia pseudococcoides, one region includes:
- a CDS encoding CD3072 family TudS-related putative desulfidase, with amino-acid sequence MFNDGRSKKVVFVAHCLLNQNSISDGTAIFPAAFKDVVDFFLNADIGIVQMPCPEFYCLGLDRGNIFGADSPVVVENTRIRSAMKNDSLNIKLTRLADYIVQQIIEYKKYGFEVIGIVGANRSPNCGVETTSDKNAEIYGMGLFIEKIFHQLLGKNVSIPIIGIKGTDNIQEKLQQLMNWEL; translated from the coding sequence ATGTTTAATGATGGAAGAAGTAAAAAAGTTGTTTTTGTTGCACATTGTCTTTTGAATCAAAACTCTATTTCTGATGGCACGGCGATTTTTCCGGCAGCATTTAAAGATGTTGTTGATTTTTTCCTAAATGCTGATATTGGTATTGTCCAAATGCCTTGTCCAGAGTTTTACTGTTTAGGGCTTGATCGGGGAAATATTTTCGGCGCTGATAGCCCGGTAGTGGTAGAGAATACACGAATACGTTCAGCAATGAAAAATGACAGCTTGAATATTAAATTAACAAGATTGGCTGATTATATAGTTCAACAAATTATAGAATATAAAAAATATGGCTTTGAAGTTATCGGTATTGTTGGGGCAAATCGTTCTCCAAATTGTGGTGTAGAAACAACATCGGACAAAAATGCGGAAATTTATGGAATGGGATTATTTATAGAAAAAATATTTCACCAACTTTTAGGGAAAAACGTTTCCATTCCAATAATAGGTATTAAAGGAACCGACAATATACAAGAAAAACTTCAACAGTTAATGAATTGGGAACTGTAG
- a CDS encoding phosphoadenosine phosphosulfate reductase: MNVYDAFLARVHFLFEEFDHIYVSFSGGKDSGLLLNLVLDYRNQHYPERTIGVFHQDFEAQYTVTTEYVERTFERIKDQVEPYWVCLPMATRTALSSYEMYWYPWDDTKKELWVREMPQKEYVINLENNRMTTYRYRMHQEDLAKQFGRWYRDAHDGGKTVCLLGMRADESLQRYSGFLNKKYGYKDTCWISKQFKDVWCASPLYDWSTEDVWHATYLFDYDYNRLYDLYYMAGLKPSQMRVASPFNDYAKDALNLYRVIDPEIWCKLVGRVQGANFASIYGKTKAMGYRNITLPEGHTWKSYTKFLLDTLPRRLRINYVKKFNTSVQFWHETGGGLDESVIKELQEKGYQIKRNGVSNYTLNQKSRIVFVGPIPDHTDDIKSTKDIPSWKRMCYCILKNDHICRFMGFGMTRQQQKHLDIIRRKYKSIEEFDYEVQKPSL, encoded by the coding sequence ATGAATGTTTATGATGCGTTTTTAGCACGAGTGCATTTTCTCTTTGAGGAGTTTGATCATATCTATGTCTCTTTTTCCGGAGGCAAGGACAGTGGTTTGCTGCTCAATCTGGTTCTGGATTACCGGAATCAGCACTATCCGGAAAGAACCATTGGCGTGTTCCATCAGGATTTTGAGGCACAGTATACGGTGACGACGGAGTATGTGGAACGCACCTTTGAACGGATCAAGGATCAGGTTGAGCCTTATTGGGTTTGCCTGCCCATGGCCACCAGAACCGCATTAAGCAGCTACGAGATGTACTGGTATCCATGGGATGATACGAAGAAGGAACTCTGGGTTCGGGAAATGCCTCAAAAAGAATACGTCATCAATCTGGAAAACAATAGAATGACTACATACCGTTACCGGATGCATCAGGAGGACTTGGCAAAACAGTTCGGAAGATGGTACCGGGATGCTCATGACGGCGGGAAAACGGTATGCCTGCTTGGAATGCGGGCAGATGAATCCCTGCAGCGTTACAGTGGATTCCTGAATAAAAAATATGGGTATAAGGATACCTGCTGGATCAGCAAGCAATTTAAAGATGTCTGGTGCGCCTCTCCTTTATATGACTGGTCTACAGAGGATGTCTGGCACGCCACCTATTTATTTGATTACGACTATAACCGCCTGTATGATCTCTATTATATGGCTGGCCTGAAACCCTCGCAGATGCGTGTGGCCTCCCCGTTTAATGACTATGCAAAGGATGCATTGAATCTATACCGCGTCATAGACCCGGAGATTTGGTGCAAGCTGGTAGGACGTGTGCAGGGAGCAAATTTCGCTTCTATTTATGGAAAGACCAAAGCGATGGGCTACCGGAATATTACGTTACCAGAAGGTCATACGTGGAAATCCTATACGAAGTTTTTATTGGATACGCTGCCGAGAAGGCTACGAATTAACTATGTGAAGAAATTTAATACCTCTGTCCAGTTCTGGCACGAAACAGGCGGCGGATTGGATGAATCTGTGATTAAGGAGCTTCAGGAGAAGGGGTATCAAATAAAACGAAACGGCGTCTCCAATTATACATTGAATCAAAAATCACGGATTGTATTTGTGGGACCAATACCGGATCACACAGATGATATCAAATCCACAAAGGATATTCCCAGCTGGAAACGGATGTGCTACTGCATTTTGAAAAATGATCATATCTGCCGCTTCATGGGATTTGGGATGACACGGCAGCAGCAGAAGCATCTGGATATCATACGCCGCAAATACAAAAGCATAGAGGAATTCGATTATGAAGTACAAAAGCCCAGTTTATAA
- a CDS encoding HAD family hydrolase yields MSEKFPQEAKKIMDERFGHDTLLSLATTDTDREVVETFGLNEIGMIKSIVPENWEQVLYDFYSLYEKLHYECSEPYEGIQDLIVALRAKGFILALITGKGERSCQITLNAFGMEHNFDEILTGSESENVKAQSLKLLLKKYDLLPAQCVYIGDAVSDVSEAGKAGIICLSALWGTTAKAEELKIINADYIFETVGELRDYLLSMPERISPTLELEKKTGLINPPPSNNFRLRR; encoded by the coding sequence ATGAGTGAAAAGTTCCCGCAAGAAGCGAAAAAGATAATGGATGAAAGATTTGGGCACGATACTTTATTGTCACTTGCCACTACGGACACAGACAGAGAAGTTGTTGAAACTTTTGGATTGAACGAAATTGGAATGATAAAATCCATCGTTCCGGAGAATTGGGAACAGGTATTATATGATTTTTATTCCCTGTATGAGAAACTGCATTATGAATGCTCCGAACCCTATGAAGGCATCCAGGATTTGATTGTCGCTCTGCGGGCAAAAGGATTTATCCTGGCACTGATAACGGGAAAGGGCGAAAGAAGCTGTCAGATTACTTTGAATGCGTTTGGGATGGAACATAATTTTGATGAAATCCTGACGGGCAGCGAAAGTGAAAATGTTAAGGCGCAGTCATTGAAGCTGCTGCTAAAAAAATATGATTTGCTTCCTGCACAATGTGTGTATATAGGGGATGCGGTATCAGATGTGTCAGAGGCCGGAAAAGCCGGGATCATATGCTTGTCTGCTTTGTGGGGAACAACTGCAAAGGCAGAAGAATTGAAAATCATCAATGCCGATTATATCTTTGAAACGGTAGGAGAGTTAAGAGATTACTTGCTCTCTATGCCGGAGCGCATCTCTCCGACTTTAGAGTTGGAAAAAAAGACCGGACTGATAAATCCTCCACCAAGTAACAATTTCCGGCTTAGGAGGTAA
- a CDS encoding ABC transporter ATP-binding protein: MENEVRAGGLQIHKVNKWYPGNVHAVINMDMEIEQGEFIVFVGPSGCGKTTLLRMIAGLEGISSGEVIMDGRVVNKVPPKNRDIAMVFQNYALYPNMKVKNNIAFPLKMRHTKKQEAAVRVAEVAKKLELDTLLERKPGALSGGQRQRVALARSLVRRPKLFLMDEPLANLDAKLRTEMRREIITLQRELGVTTIYVTHDQIEAMTMGTRIAVMNCGVLQQFGTPQEIYQNPANLFVAGFIGSPNMNIWDTRIVSYHAQHFLTLGEARIPIDISGLPGEQLQEPLKAGIRPEHIELASKNEPGAIRMEISLLENTGREVAVFLVASGIPNLTIMTNADFSGQIGHEIYIRLKQEKIHIFNGEKGHALRL, encoded by the coding sequence ATGGAAAATGAAGTTCGGGCAGGCGGCCTGCAAATACACAAAGTAAATAAGTGGTATCCAGGCAATGTACACGCCGTTATCAATATGGATATGGAAATAGAACAGGGTGAATTTATTGTTTTCGTGGGGCCTTCCGGCTGTGGAAAGACTACACTGCTTCGTATGATTGCGGGACTTGAGGGCATCAGCAGCGGCGAGGTCATTATGGATGGCAGGGTAGTTAATAAAGTACCGCCTAAGAACCGTGACATTGCTATGGTATTTCAGAATTATGCCCTCTATCCGAACATGAAGGTAAAAAATAATATCGCGTTCCCCCTCAAAATGCGCCATACCAAAAAGCAGGAGGCAGCGGTACGGGTAGCTGAGGTGGCAAAAAAGCTGGAACTGGACACTCTGTTGGAACGGAAGCCCGGTGCACTCTCAGGGGGGCAGCGTCAGCGTGTGGCCCTTGCGCGGTCATTGGTGAGAAGGCCTAAGCTTTTTTTGATGGATGAACCGCTGGCAAATCTGGATGCGAAACTCCGCACAGAGATGCGCCGGGAGATTATAACGCTTCAGCGGGAATTGGGTGTAACAACAATATATGTTACACATGACCAGATCGAAGCTATGACAATGGGGACACGTATTGCTGTAATGAATTGCGGCGTTTTACAGCAGTTTGGAACGCCGCAGGAGATATATCAAAATCCGGCTAACCTTTTCGTTGCCGGATTTATAGGCTCTCCCAATATGAATATATGGGATACAAGGATTGTGTCATATCATGCGCAGCATTTTCTGACTCTGGGTGAAGCTCGTATTCCTATAGACATAAGTGGTTTGCCTGGGGAGCAATTACAAGAGCCGCTTAAGGCTGGTATCCGTCCGGAACACATTGAGCTTGCTTCAAAAAATGAACCTGGCGCCATCCGGATGGAGATCAGTTTGTTGGAGAATACAGGGCGTGAAGTGGCTGTTTTTCTTGTTGCGTCCGGCATACCGAATCTTACGATAATGACAAATGCTGATTTTTCCGGTCAAATTGGACATGAGATATACATTCGTCTGAAGCAGGAAAAGATACATATTTTTAATGGAGAGAAGGGGCATGCATTACGTTTGTGA
- a CDS encoding GyrI-like domain-containing protein, whose product MKYVVEEKGTFQVLGIRMTTPYGGGTWAVVKSDGTNEKMKAISGSFFDLGLCFGFQEDGSNDYMCAVLWDGPEVEGFVTYEYPPATWLIFQAKGKISDNVLGNLWQQINQEFLPQSQYEKCGLPTIEKYVLWNEAEDLGEVEVWIPVKY is encoded by the coding sequence ATGAAGTATGTAGTTGAAGAAAAAGGGACTTTTCAGGTATTGGGAATAAGAATGACAACTCCGTATGGAGGAGGTACCTGGGCAGTGGTCAAGAGTGATGGAACCAATGAAAAAATGAAAGCTATCAGTGGAAGTTTTTTTGATTTGGGATTGTGCTTCGGATTTCAGGAGGATGGCAGTAATGATTATATGTGTGCCGTTCTCTGGGACGGGCCGGAGGTAGAAGGATTTGTGACATATGAGTATCCTCCGGCAACATGGCTGATCTTTCAGGCCAAGGGAAAAATCTCAGACAATGTTCTGGGAAATCTCTGGCAGCAGATCAATCAGGAATTCCTTCCCCAGAGCCAGTATGAAAAATGTGGACTGCCCACCATCGAAAAATATGTTTTGTGGAATGAAGCAGAAGATTTGGGGGAAGTAGAAGTCTGGATACCAGTGAAATATTAA
- a CDS encoding VOC family protein, with product MKYVCTVISVADISAARKFYENLFGLEVYQDYGKNMAFTCGLALQQDFDWLVSIPKEKVLKKSNNAEAVFEEQDFDGFLNKLKEYPEIEYLGEVIEHSWGQRVIRFYDLDGHIIEVGEDMKMVIKRFLASGMSMEEVSVKMDVSIEDLTKLLNI from the coding sequence ATGAAGTATGTATGTACGGTTATATCAGTGGCGGATATCAGCGCCGCAAGAAAGTTTTATGAGAATTTGTTCGGGTTAGAGGTCTATCAGGATTATGGAAAGAACATGGCTTTTACCTGCGGCCTGGCATTACAGCAGGATTTTGACTGGCTGGTAAGTATACCAAAAGAAAAGGTACTGAAGAAATCCAACAATGCAGAAGCGGTTTTTGAGGAGCAGGATTTCGATGGCTTCCTGAATAAGCTAAAAGAGTACCCGGAGATTGAATATCTGGGAGAAGTCATCGAACATAGCTGGGGTCAGCGTGTGATCCGGTTCTACGATCTGGACGGGCATATCATAGAGGTTGGCGAGGATATGAAGATGGTGATAAAACGTTTTCTTGCTTCCGGTATGTCTATGGAAGAAGTCTCTGTGAAAATGGACGTTTCAATTGAGGATTTGACAAAACTTCTGAATATCTAA
- a CDS encoding carbohydrate ABC transporter permease, translating to MKKILICLILFMIAAFVWVPLWMLSSGTLMGPGELSGNLAPVLESGDGFAAWPIFARYPTFQAYAELLFDTPQFFNVFWNSCKQVFPIILGHIVLGAPAAWAFARFDFRGKKVLYTLYIVLMLMPFQVTMVSSYLVLNKLGLIDTAWAIILPGAASTLPVFIMTRFFMTIPGAVTEAAAVDGASPIQTFLRLGIPLGAPGILSAVVLGFLEYWNAMEAPQAFLKDQTLWPLSLYMANITADNAGVSLIASLITLMPPLLIFMFGQKYLEQGIISSGMKD from the coding sequence TTGAAAAAAATTCTGATCTGTCTCATTCTTTTTATGATCGCTGCTTTTGTATGGGTACCGCTGTGGATGCTTTCATCCGGTACACTTATGGGACCTGGGGAGTTGTCCGGGAACCTTGCCCCGGTTTTAGAAAGTGGTGATGGCTTCGCTGCATGGCCGATTTTTGCGCGCTACCCGACCTTCCAGGCTTATGCGGAGCTGTTGTTTGATACACCTCAATTTTTTAATGTATTCTGGAATTCCTGTAAACAGGTCTTTCCCATTATACTTGGCCATATTGTTTTGGGCGCTCCTGCGGCATGGGCATTTGCACGTTTTGACTTTCGCGGAAAAAAAGTGCTTTACACCTTATATATTGTCCTTATGCTGATGCCTTTTCAAGTAACTATGGTTTCCAGTTATCTGGTTTTGAATAAGTTAGGTCTTATTGATACTGCATGGGCCATTATTCTGCCCGGCGCTGCATCAACTCTTCCGGTATTCATCATGACCCGATTTTTTATGACGATACCAGGGGCGGTTACTGAGGCAGCAGCTGTGGATGGTGCTTCCCCCATCCAGACATTTTTGAGATTGGGTATACCTCTCGGCGCACCGGGTATCCTCTCCGCTGTTGTGTTGGGATTTCTGGAGTACTGGAACGCAATGGAGGCACCTCAGGCATTCTTAAAGGATCAGACACTTTGGCCGCTGTCTCTGTATATGGCGAATATCACCGCGGACAATGCGGGAGTATCGCTGATCGCATCACTGATTACACTTATGCCACCGCTTTTGATATTTATGTTCGGGCAGAAATATCTTGAACAAGGCATTATATCTTCTGGAATGAAGGACTAA
- a CDS encoding efflux RND transporter periplasmic adaptor subunit — MKLIHIKEKINDIITQEKDMFASGLKHKPLLSNRVQRIAIRLIVSFFVLIFVFTIVSRVSDSATIASVQVSTMASGTLTNKAEIDGTIDAEDGISITLPEGLRVIKVNAERGKQVREGEALLAFDVSSIEDKIKGLEDEIYILNQKISLSGKGSSDSVLDAQQALDDAQQAYDRLAAKFERKDFADLEAALANAIENKDRAITAARQAFIKEAEENRKNVQESGDDAVRAAQQALSEAEEGTPAYDSAVQNLEVIKARWDNALSEADEALSAAENRTDFSDEAAVMDAQAAIEAAESALISAQREFEDSKDEELYAAEKNIEAARRALKKAQENKSKSQTEAEIERVTYKAELSEKEKLRDTLKEIMDNGGHVMAPVSGTVLKTLEKGSKTEADVEVVTLSNNGVGFVFKGSLDKENAENFSVNDTGELSYRLDGSTQKLDVKIAAMGTADEDNMVPVTVTLPDGKYTPGMSAQLSLNKKSETYQNCLPLTALRRDSRGDHVLVIRKQNTVMGTEWVTSRVDIIVKDRDGQMMSIESTENALTYSDKVITSSNKTISEGDRVRIEG; from the coding sequence ATGAAGCTCATACATATCAAGGAAAAGATCAACGATATTATCACACAGGAAAAAGATATGTTCGCCTCTGGTTTAAAGCATAAGCCTCTGTTAAGTAACCGTGTACAGCGTATAGCAATACGTCTTATAGTCTCATTTTTTGTACTGATCTTTGTATTTACGATCGTTTCCCGTGTGTCTGATTCTGCCACGATTGCCAGCGTTCAGGTATCAACAATGGCAAGTGGAACACTGACGAACAAAGCTGAAATTGATGGGACTATTGACGCAGAAGATGGTATATCCATCACCCTGCCGGAGGGCCTCAGGGTTATCAAGGTTAATGCAGAAAGGGGAAAGCAGGTAAGGGAAGGCGAGGCGCTGCTTGCGTTTGATGTATCTTCCATAGAAGATAAGATTAAGGGCCTCGAGGATGAGATCTATATCCTTAACCAGAAGATAAGCCTTTCCGGGAAAGGAAGCAGCGATAGTGTTCTTGATGCACAGCAGGCGCTTGATGATGCACAGCAGGCGTATGACCGTCTGGCTGCTAAGTTTGAGAGGAAAGATTTTGCAGACCTCGAAGCGGCGCTTGCCAATGCAATCGAAAATAAAGACAGGGCTATCACAGCTGCAAGGCAGGCATTCATTAAGGAAGCGGAGGAAAATCGGAAGAATGTTCAAGAATCTGGGGATGATGCGGTTCGCGCGGCACAGCAAGCGCTCTCAGAGGCTGAGGAGGGAACGCCTGCCTACGATAGCGCCGTTCAAAACCTTGAAGTTATCAAGGCGCGTTGGGACAACGCACTTTCTGAGGCCGATGAGGCACTTTCTGCGGCAGAAAACCGTACAGATTTTTCAGATGAGGCTGCGGTTATGGATGCTCAGGCCGCTATTGAAGCTGCAGAGAGCGCGTTAATAAGCGCTCAGCGAGAGTTTGAAGACTCAAAGGATGAGGAACTCTACGCTGCCGAAAAAAACATTGAAGCGGCGCGGCGGGCATTGAAAAAGGCTCAGGAAAACAAGTCTAAATCGCAGACTGAGGCAGAAATTGAGCGTGTCACTTATAAGGCTGAGTTGTCAGAAAAGGAAAAATTACGTGACACACTGAAAGAAATCATGGACAATGGTGGTCATGTTATGGCTCCGGTTTCCGGTACGGTTTTGAAAACTTTGGAAAAGGGTTCAAAAACGGAAGCAGATGTTGAAGTAGTTACACTGTCCAACAATGGCGTGGGTTTTGTTTTTAAGGGGAGCCTGGATAAAGAGAATGCCGAGAATTTTTCGGTAAATGATACAGGGGAACTTAGCTATAGGCTTGACGGCAGCACACAGAAGCTGGACGTGAAGATAGCAGCCATGGGAACAGCTGATGAGGATAACATGGTTCCGGTGACGGTCACCCTCCCTGACGGTAAATATACCCCCGGTATGTCTGCACAACTTTCTTTGAACAAAAAAAGTGAGACATATCAGAACTGCCTGCCGCTGACCGCACTGAGAAGAGATTCTCGCGGTGACCATGTTCTCGTGATCCGTAAACAAAATACTGTGATGGGAACCGAGTGGGTTACTTCACGGGTTGATATCATCGTCAAGGACAGGGACGGGCAGATGATGAGCATTGAAAGTACAGAAAATGCACTGACCTACTCGGATAAGGTGATCACGAGCTCAAATAAGACTATTTCGGAAGGAGACAGAGTTCGCATTGAAGGCTAA
- a CDS encoding IbrB-like domain-containing protein: MKYKSPVYNVMAVPIEKVRPNNYNPNKVAPPEMKLLYESIKEDGYTMPVVCYYVKSEDIYLIVDGFHRYQVMMDHPDIYEREQGLLPVSVIEKTIDKRMASTVRHNRARGSHDVDLMSNIVKELHEFGRSDAWISKHLGMDRDEILRLKQITGLAALFKDIKFGEAWHPVEEEAAKE, from the coding sequence ATGAAGTACAAAAGCCCAGTTTATAATGTGATGGCTGTTCCGATCGAGAAGGTACGGCCAAATAACTACAACCCCAATAAGGTAGCACCGCCTGAAATGAAATTGCTCTATGAGAGCATAAAAGAGGACGGATATACGATGCCAGTCGTATGCTATTATGTAAAATCGGAGGATATTTATCTGATTGTGGACGGCTTCCACCGGTACCAGGTGATGATGGATCATCCGGATATTTATGAAAGGGAACAGGGATTGCTGCCGGTTTCCGTGATTGAGAAAACGATTGATAAACGTATGGCCAGTACCGTGCGTCATAACAGGGCACGCGGCTCCCATGATGTGGATTTGATGAGTAACATCGTAAAAGAACTTCATGAATTTGGGAGGTCCGACGCCTGGATCTCAAAACATTTGGGAATGGACAGAGATGAAATTTTGCGCCTCAAGCAGATCACAGGTCTTGCCGCGTTATTCAAGGATATAAAATTTGGAGAAGCGTGGCACCCTGTAGAGGAAGAGGCAGCGAAAGAGTAA
- a CDS encoding carbohydrate ABC transporter permease, giving the protein MVPWLFLTPSLFAVSVMVLIPLVDALRRSFFSAVSNQFVGFQNYISVLGNSAFQLAAANTAKFIFVCIPLLLIISLVAALMLTTFQEKHGIYKTTYLMPMAIPVASIVLLWRVMFHRNGLINGVLSLLDVTSIDWIGSGAAFAVLVFAYIWKNFGYDMVLWLSGISAINPALYEAGQIDGAGSIKRLIKITLPNLLPTLFTVTVLSLLNSFKVFREAYLIAGSYPDNSIYMLQHLFNNWYSSLDVDKMCAGAVMMALIVFTLIMLLQKIMSGGDGS; this is encoded by the coding sequence ATCGTACCGTGGTTGTTTTTGACACCGAGTTTGTTTGCTGTGAGTGTAATGGTACTAATTCCGCTTGTGGATGCACTGCGGCGTTCTTTTTTCTCCGCTGTAAGCAATCAGTTTGTTGGATTCCAAAACTACATATCTGTGCTGGGTAATAGTGCATTCCAATTGGCAGCGGCCAATACTGCAAAGTTTATATTCGTTTGCATACCACTATTGCTTATCATATCGTTGGTTGCTGCATTGATGCTTACTACATTTCAGGAAAAGCATGGGATTTACAAAACAACGTATTTAATGCCAATGGCAATACCTGTGGCCTCAATTGTTCTGCTGTGGAGGGTGATGTTCCATAGAAACGGATTGATCAATGGGGTCCTGTCTTTACTGGATGTAACTTCGATTGATTGGATTGGCAGCGGGGCTGCATTTGCAGTTTTAGTATTTGCGTATATATGGAAGAACTTTGGGTATGACATGGTGCTATGGCTCTCAGGAATCAGTGCTATCAATCCGGCGCTGTATGAGGCGGGACAGATAGACGGTGCGGGCAGCATAAAACGGCTTATAAAGATCACGCTGCCCAATCTGTTGCCAACGTTGTTCACAGTCACGGTGCTGTCCCTGCTCAATTCGTTCAAGGTATTCAGGGAAGCTTATCTCATCGCAGGCAGCTATCCCGATAATAGCATTTATATGCTTCAGCATTTGTTTAATAACTGGTACAGCAGCTTGGACGTGGATAAAATGTGTGCTGGGGCTGTGATGATGGCACTTATCGTATTTACTTTGATTATGTTGTTGCAGAAGATCATGAGTGGGGGTGACGGCTCTTGA
- a CDS encoding DUF3795 domain-containing protein, with protein sequence MKGFNRKNQLFSLCGLNCGLCPMFLNKYCPGCGGGEGNQSCKIARCSMEHDGVEYCFQCDEYPCQKYEHMDDFDSFMTHQGRKSHMERARQLGIEAYNAEQVEKTKILDILLSGFNDGRKKTLFCTAVSLLDLQELQAVLRQMEDRADLETLTLKEKSALAARLLKAAAAKNNMELKLRKKK encoded by the coding sequence ATGAAAGGATTTAACCGAAAAAATCAATTATTTTCCCTTTGCGGATTGAATTGTGGGCTTTGCCCCATGTTTTTGAATAAATATTGCCCCGGCTGCGGTGGCGGCGAGGGCAATCAATCTTGTAAAATTGCAAGATGTAGCATGGAGCATGATGGCGTGGAATACTGCTTTCAGTGCGATGAATACCCTTGTCAAAAATACGAGCATATGGATGACTTTGATTCCTTTATGACACACCAAGGACGAAAATCTCATATGGAGAGAGCCCGGCAGTTGGGAATAGAAGCTTATAATGCGGAGCAGGTGGAAAAGACAAAAATATTGGACATTCTTCTGTCCGGTTTTAATGACGGGCGCAAAAAGACACTATTTTGCACAGCAGTATCTCTTTTAGACCTGCAAGAGCTGCAGGCGGTACTCAGGCAAATGGAAGACAGAGCCGATTTGGAAACGCTGACGCTCAAAGAAAAAAGTGCTTTAGCTGCAAGGTTGCTGAAGGCGGCAGCAGCGAAGAACAATATGGAGTTGAAACTGCGAAAGAAAAAATGA